The Pantoea trifolii nucleotide sequence CCCAGTTTGATGAAACTGGCATCGCAATCTCCGCCCCCAGCAGCTCAAAGTTCCATTGGTTTTCTGCATCATATGCAATCAATGAATGCGTCATGTGCAGGGTTGGGGACGGGGAGATTGCTGGCAGGATCGTCACTGCTGGCTGAGCAAGGGCCACTTCCGCGTTAACCCACGCCTTTTCAGGAAGCGGCAGTTGCAGATGCATCTCGTTGTAGCGATGCTCAATACTGATGGCGGTAGCGATAAAGGCATTGGCACAGGACGCGTGCGCTGACGTATAGGGATTGGTGATGTCTTTCGGCGTGGTGCGCATTTTTAGCGCCTCCAGGCTCTCTTCTGATGTGCCATATTGCCGCACTTCTGAGGATGGACCTGACACATCCGGTGCTCGTAGTACATCGAGCGCCTTTATATGAAAGGAAGTTTGCATAATCTGACCTTCAAAAAATACACTGAGAAAAAATGAACAGGCTCTTATGGCCTCAGCGGTTAAAGCGTCAGGTTTGCGACAAAGATTAAGTGGGTGTGGGGGGATTTTTGCGATTGCGCCCTATTAAGAACGCAATCGCGAGGAATATTACTTAACTTCCAGACCTTTGGCCTGCATATCGGCGTGATAAGACGAGCGCACAAACGGGCCGCAGGCAGCATGGGTGAAGCCCATCGCCATCGCTTCCTCTTTCATCCCATCAAACTCGGCTGGGCTAACGTAGCGCTGTACCGGCAAGTGGTGACGGCTCGGTTGCAGATACTGTCCCAGCGTCAGCATGGTGACGCCGTGGCGACGCAGATCGCGCATCACTTCAATGATCTCGGCATTGGTTTCGCCAAGGCCCACCATCAAACCCGATTTTGTCGGGATATCCGGATGTGCTTCTTTGAAACGCTCCAGCAGCTTCAGTGACCAATCGTAGTTGGCGCCTGGGCGGACCTGACGGTAAACGCGCGGCACGTTTTCCAGATTGTGGTTAAACACATCAGGTGGCGTCGCGGTGAGGATGTCCAGCGCGCGATCCATACGACCACGAAAGTCCGGCACCAGCGTTTCAATTTTGATGGTTGGGCTTTTTTCGCGAATCGCGCTGATGCAGTCGGCAAAGTGCTGAGCACCGCCGTCGCGCAGGTCATCACGATCCACCGAAGTAATCACCACATAACGCAGCGCCATATCGGCGATGGTTTGGGCCAGTTTCAGCGGTTCGTTGGCGTCAGGCATATTCGGACGGCCATGGGCCACGTCGCAGAATGGGCAGCGGCGGGTACAAATTGCGCCGAGGATCATAAAGGTCGCGGTGCCGTGGTTAAAACACTCGGCAAGGTTAGGGCAGGAGGCTTCTTCACACACTGAGTGCAGACCGTTTTTACGCATCGCGGCTTTGATGCCCTGAATGCGGCTGGAATCCGCAGGCAGTTTGATCTTCATCCATTCCGGCTTACGCAG carries:
- the lipA gene encoding lipoyl synthase, with the translated sequence MSKPIQMERGVKYRDADKMALIPVKTVMVEREEILRKPEWMKIKLPADSSRIQGIKAAMRKNGLHSVCEEASCPNLAECFNHGTATFMILGAICTRRCPFCDVAHGRPNMPDANEPLKLAQTIADMALRYVVITSVDRDDLRDGGAQHFADCISAIREKSPTIKIETLVPDFRGRMDRALDILTATPPDVFNHNLENVPRVYRQVRPGANYDWSLKLLERFKEAHPDIPTKSGLMVGLGETNAEIIEVMRDLRRHGVTMLTLGQYLQPSRHHLPVQRYVSPAEFDGMKEEAMAMGFTHAACGPFVRSSYHADMQAKGLEVK